The following coding sequences are from one Tolumonas lignilytica window:
- a CDS encoding glycogen/starch/alpha-glucan phosphorylase has product MEKPLFALDKDEFKQEIVHHLRTTLGTSEKKASKQAWWMATCATINQMLFERLTDTQQTHLKKDTRAVHYFSAEFLMGRLTANNLHNLGLYKICEDALQDLGLELADLCEHEPDMALGNGGLGRLAACFIDSLATLGYPALGYGLHYEHGLFRQEIRDGRQVERPDSWREYGNPWEICRPESVQEIPLYGYVETVFSEDCQVRKVWHPGRVIKGVPWDIPIVGFGAETVNILRLWESRASHFFDWDVFNHGGYVDSQKEKAEAETISKVLYPNDETEAGKELRLVQQYFFCACSLKDIMRRYKRTHTDFKDFAAQIAVQLNDTHPTVAIPELMRELIDDEGLEWEAAWDICSKVFSYTNHTLLPEALETWPVYLFEKVLPRHLEIIYEINAHFLKNEVEAKWPNNNDIKRKLSIIDEGNPRRVRMANLCVITSHKVNGVAEIHSKLVKEDLFPEFSELWPDKFCNVTNGVTPRRWLLSCNQELADLFTETVGTEWPLNLDVLRELNQYADDPVFQKKFMDIKLHNKQKLVKVIKAETGIDVSAEAIFDIQIKRLHEYKRQQLNLLHILVLYRRLLLNPEYDMHPRVFIFGSKAAPGYRVAKDIIYAINKVGERINADPRIKGKLKVVFMPNYRVSLAEKLIPAADVSEQISTAGYEASGTGNMKLAMNGAITIGTLDGANIEIAEEVGNDNCVIFGLNVDQVKELKSHGYNPWDYYYANSEIKSALDWLDTDYFTPGHPGELQSIKKALLDWGDTYLTLADFASYDEAHKRIDTLYRDKAGWAKMAIINAASVGKFNSDRSIEDYVSQIWHLEKCDIS; this is encoded by the coding sequence ATGGAAAAGCCGCTATTTGCATTGGACAAGGATGAGTTCAAACAGGAGATCGTTCACCATCTTCGTACAACACTGGGCACAAGTGAAAAGAAAGCCAGCAAACAAGCATGGTGGATGGCAACCTGTGCGACCATCAATCAAATGTTATTTGAGCGCCTGACCGACACGCAACAAACCCATCTCAAAAAAGACACCCGCGCCGTTCACTATTTTTCAGCTGAATTCTTAATGGGGCGACTGACCGCCAACAACCTGCACAACCTCGGCCTTTATAAGATCTGTGAAGATGCACTGCAGGATCTCGGATTGGAATTAGCCGATCTGTGCGAACACGAACCCGATATGGCACTGGGTAATGGTGGTTTGGGACGCTTAGCTGCCTGTTTCATTGATTCTCTGGCAACGCTGGGCTATCCGGCACTCGGATACGGCCTGCATTACGAACATGGTTTGTTCCGTCAGGAAATCCGTGACGGCCGCCAGGTTGAACGTCCTGACTCCTGGCGCGAATATGGCAACCCTTGGGAAATCTGCCGTCCGGAATCGGTGCAGGAAATTCCCCTGTACGGTTATGTCGAAACAGTGTTCAGTGAAGATTGTCAGGTTCGTAAAGTCTGGCATCCGGGCCGAGTGATCAAAGGTGTGCCTTGGGATATTCCTATTGTTGGTTTCGGTGCCGAGACGGTCAACATTCTGCGCTTGTGGGAATCACGCGCTTCACATTTCTTTGACTGGGATGTCTTTAACCACGGTGGTTACGTCGATTCGCAGAAAGAAAAAGCCGAAGCCGAAACCATCTCTAAAGTGTTATATCCCAACGATGAAACTGAAGCGGGTAAAGAACTGCGCCTGGTTCAGCAGTATTTCTTCTGCGCCTGCTCGCTGAAAGACATCATGCGTCGTTACAAACGCACGCATACTGATTTCAAAGACTTCGCCGCACAAATTGCAGTGCAACTGAATGACACCCATCCAACGGTGGCAATTCCGGAATTGATGCGTGAACTGATCGATGACGAAGGTCTGGAGTGGGAAGCGGCTTGGGATATCTGTTCTAAGGTTTTCTCTTACACCAACCATACGTTATTGCCAGAAGCGCTGGAAACCTGGCCGGTTTATCTGTTTGAGAAAGTGTTACCTCGTCATCTGGAAATCATTTATGAAATCAACGCTCATTTCCTGAAAAACGAAGTGGAAGCGAAATGGCCAAACAACAATGACATCAAACGCAAACTGTCGATTATTGATGAAGGCAATCCACGTCGCGTACGTATGGCTAACCTGTGCGTGATCACATCACACAAAGTCAATGGTGTTGCAGAAATCCATTCCAAATTGGTGAAAGAAGATCTGTTCCCAGAATTTAGTGAACTCTGGCCGGATAAATTCTGCAATGTGACCAATGGTGTCACTCCGCGCCGCTGGTTACTCTCCTGTAATCAGGAATTGGCGGATCTGTTCACCGAAACGGTCGGTACAGAATGGCCATTGAATCTGGATGTGCTGCGCGAATTGAACCAATATGCTGATGATCCGGTATTCCAGAAAAAATTCATGGATATCAAACTGCACAACAAGCAGAAACTGGTGAAAGTAATCAAAGCAGAAACCGGTATTGATGTCAGTGCAGAAGCCATCTTCGATATTCAAATCAAACGTCTGCATGAATACAAACGCCAACAACTCAACCTGCTGCATATTCTGGTGTTGTATCGTCGTCTGCTGCTGAACCCTGAGTATGACATGCACCCACGTGTATTCATTTTCGGTTCTAAAGCGGCCCCGGGTTACCGAGTTGCAAAAGACATCATCTATGCGATCAACAAAGTTGGCGAACGCATTAATGCTGACCCTCGCATCAAAGGAAAACTGAAAGTTGTGTTTATGCCGAACTACCGTGTCAGCCTGGCAGAAAAACTGATCCCGGCGGCTGATGTATCGGAACAGATCTCAACTGCAGGCTATGAGGCCTCAGGTACTGGTAACATGAAGCTGGCCATGAATGGTGCGATTACCATCGGTACACTGGATGGTGCCAACATCGAAATTGCAGAAGAAGTCGGTAACGATAATTGTGTGATTTTCGGGTTGAATGTTGATCAGGTCAAAGAACTGAAATCGCACGGTTATAATCCTTGGGATTATTACTATGCAAATTCGGAAATTAAATCGGCGTTAGACTGGCTGGATACCGACTATTTCACGCCAGGACACCCGGGTGAACTGCAGTCGATCAAAAAAGCCCTGCTCGACTGGGGTGACACTTACCTGACGTTAGCCGATTTTGCCTCTTATGATGAAGCGCATAAACGCATCGATACCTTGTACCGAGATAAAGCAGGCTGGGCCAAAATGGCGATCATTAATGCAGCATCGGTGGGCAAATTCAACTCTGACCGTTCCATTGAAGATTATGTCAGTCAAATCTGGCACCTAGAGAAATGTGATATCTCATAA